A section of the Gemmatimonadota bacterium genome encodes:
- a CDS encoding 2-oxoglutarate dehydrogenase E1 component, translating into MNDNLFDATNTAYAQDLYERYARNPDSVPEAWRRIFKEADLARASGLIEPEALGGNGRAAHAHHATVVATLPAAPTPATAPATPGKTSPAPAAAGAAPTGVDEHMLQLAARGSALAQAFRDHGHQLAHLDPLGSEPPGHPQLDPEFFGTSMEELERIPSSVVFGPGAEGSLAERLRLLREVYCGSMGFQFEHLEDPGRAQWLWQAVESREYTQPLSDREKRGLLERLTEVEGFEQFLHRTYLGQKRFSLEGTDMLVPLLDEAIREGARDGAEKVVLGMAHRGRLNVLAHIVGVPYESMLASFEGAPRKAIGAVEAGTGDVKYHHGAVGTYLLEDGGEVSVRLAPNPSHLEFVNPVVVGMARVQQFKGPEQDAEQDLRCVVPVVIHGDAAFAAEGVVAETLNLARLKGYATGGTIHVIVNNQIGFTTEPHEGRSTRYSSDVAKGYDIPVIHVNADDPAACLGATRLAMAYRARFADDIVIDLIGYRRHGHNEGDEPAYTQPRLYDRVRSHPTVRTLWAERLVQEGVIAEAEVDTLRDEYTARLRNAQEALKADEAPTPPKAEAEAPAAVEIPDVRFDALVELNRRTFSWPDGFHVHSKLVKQLERRVADFGPDARLDWAHAEALAFATLLEEGVPVRLSGQDSERGTFSQRHLVLHDSETGDEFIPLHHVGQARFEVYNSPLTETAVLGFEYGYTVVADRDLVLWEAQFGDFVNVAQVILDQFISSGATKWGQHARLVMLLPHGYEGQGPEHSSARLERFLQLCAEENMRVAYPTTPAQYFHLLRRQAHAVPERPLVVMTPKSLLRLPAASSPAAELSDRAFQAVLDDPTAESRRDSVRRLVLCSGKFYYDLSESDHRKQAADVAVARVEQLYPFPVDELDQLVRRYPALEEVVWAQEEPRNMGALSFVGPRLRIVVPRTIPLRHVSRPERASPAEGKAQDHQTEQQRLIHDALVVEGR; encoded by the coding sequence ATGAACGACAACCTCTTCGACGCCACCAACACGGCGTACGCCCAGGACCTGTACGAACGGTACGCCCGGAACCCGGATTCGGTGCCCGAGGCATGGCGCCGGATCTTCAAGGAGGCCGACCTGGCGCGGGCGTCGGGGCTGATCGAGCCAGAAGCGCTCGGGGGCAATGGACGCGCCGCCCACGCCCACCACGCCACGGTGGTCGCCACGCTGCCGGCCGCGCCGACTCCGGCGACGGCCCCCGCGACACCCGGGAAGACCAGCCCGGCGCCGGCCGCCGCAGGGGCCGCCCCGACCGGTGTGGACGAGCACATGCTCCAGCTCGCGGCGCGCGGGTCGGCGCTGGCGCAGGCGTTCCGGGACCACGGGCACCAGCTCGCGCACCTGGACCCGCTCGGCAGCGAGCCCCCCGGTCATCCGCAGCTGGACCCCGAGTTCTTCGGGACCTCGATGGAGGAGCTGGAGCGGATCCCGTCGTCCGTGGTCTTCGGTCCCGGCGCGGAGGGCTCGCTGGCCGAGCGGCTCCGGCTGCTGCGCGAGGTCTACTGCGGATCCATGGGCTTCCAGTTCGAGCACCTGGAGGATCCCGGGCGCGCCCAGTGGCTCTGGCAGGCGGTGGAGTCGCGCGAGTACACCCAGCCGCTCTCCGACCGGGAGAAGCGGGGTCTGCTGGAGCGACTGACCGAGGTCGAAGGCTTCGAGCAGTTCCTGCATCGGACCTACCTGGGACAGAAGCGCTTCTCGCTCGAAGGCACGGACATGCTGGTGCCGCTCCTGGACGAAGCCATCCGGGAGGGGGCGCGCGACGGCGCGGAGAAGGTGGTGCTGGGGATGGCCCATCGGGGCCGCCTGAACGTGCTGGCCCACATCGTCGGTGTGCCCTACGAGAGCATGCTGGCTTCGTTCGAGGGCGCGCCCCGGAAGGCCATCGGAGCCGTCGAGGCCGGCACCGGCGACGTGAAGTACCATCATGGCGCGGTCGGCACCTATCTGCTGGAAGACGGCGGCGAGGTGTCCGTGCGGCTGGCGCCCAACCCCAGCCACCTGGAGTTCGTCAATCCGGTGGTGGTGGGCATGGCCCGTGTGCAGCAGTTCAAGGGTCCGGAGCAGGACGCCGAGCAGGATCTGCGCTGCGTGGTCCCCGTCGTCATCCACGGGGACGCGGCCTTCGCCGCGGAAGGCGTCGTGGCCGAGACGCTCAACCTGGCTCGGCTGAAGGGCTACGCGACGGGCGGCACCATCCACGTCATCGTCAACAACCAGATCGGCTTCACCACGGAGCCGCACGAAGGCCGCTCCACCCGCTACTCGTCCGACGTGGCCAAGGGCTACGACATCCCCGTCATCCACGTGAACGCGGACGATCCCGCCGCCTGTCTGGGCGCGACCCGACTGGCCATGGCGTACCGCGCCCGGTTCGCGGACGACATCGTGATCGACCTGATCGGCTATCGACGGCACGGGCACAACGAAGGGGACGAGCCCGCCTACACGCAGCCCCGTCTCTACGACCGGGTCCGTTCCCATCCGACGGTCCGCACGCTGTGGGCGGAGCGCCTCGTGCAGGAAGGGGTGATCGCCGAGGCGGAGGTCGATACCCTGCGCGACGAGTACACGGCCCGGTTGCGCAACGCCCAGGAGGCCCTGAAGGCGGACGAGGCGCCGACACCTCCCAAGGCGGAGGCGGAGGCCCCGGCCGCGGTGGAGATCCCCGACGTCCGCTTCGACGCGCTCGTCGAGCTCAACCGCCGGACGTTCTCCTGGCCCGACGGCTTCCATGTGCATTCCAAGCTGGTCAAGCAGTTGGAGCGGCGCGTCGCCGACTTCGGGCCCGACGCGCGCCTGGATTGGGCCCATGCGGAGGCGCTGGCCTTCGCGACCCTGCTCGAGGAAGGCGTGCCCGTGCGGCTCTCCGGACAGGACTCCGAGCGGGGTACGTTCTCGCAGCGGCACCTGGTCCTGCACGACTCCGAGACCGGCGACGAGTTCATCCCGCTGCACCATGTGGGGCAGGCCCGCTTCGAGGTCTACAACTCGCCGCTCACGGAGACCGCCGTTCTGGGCTTCGAGTACGGCTACACGGTCGTCGCGGACCGTGACCTCGTTCTGTGGGAAGCGCAGTTCGGTGACTTCGTCAACGTGGCCCAGGTCATCCTCGACCAGTTCATCAGTTCCGGCGCCACCAAGTGGGGCCAGCACGCCCGGCTGGTCATGCTGCTCCCGCACGGGTACGAAGGGCAGGGCCCCGAGCACTCGAGCGCCCGTCTCGAGCGCTTCCTGCAGCTGTGTGCCGAGGAGAACATGCGGGTGGCCTATCCGACCACCCCGGCGCAGTACTTCCACCTCCTGCGACGCCAGGCCCACGCGGTGCCCGAACGCCCGCTCGTGGTCATGACGCCCAAGAGCCTGCTGCGCCTGCCCGCGGCCTCGTCTCCGGCGGCGGAGCTGTCCGACCGGGCCTTCCAGGCCGTCCTGGACGACCCGACCGCGGAGAGCCGGCGGGACAGCGTGCGGCGGTTGGTCCTGTGCAGCGGGAAGTTCTACTACGACCTGTCGGAGTCGGACCACCGCAAGCAGGCCGCCGATGTGGCCGTGGCGCGGGTGGAGCAGCTCTATCCCTTCCCCGTGGACGAGCTGGACCAACTGGTCCGGCGCTATCCGGCCCTGGAGGAGGTGGTGTGGGCGCAGGAGGAGCCCCGGAACATGGGGGCCCTCTCCTTCGTGGGACCTCGCCTGCGCATCGTGGTGCCGCGCACCATCCCGTTGCGCCACGTCTCCCGTCCGGAGCGGGCTTCGCCGGCGGAAGGAAAGGCGCAGGACCACCAGACGGAGCAGCAACGTCTCATCCACGACGCGCTGGTCGTCGAGGGCCGCTGA
- a CDS encoding M20/M25/M40 family metallo-hydrolase, which produces MKPGLLSLLALGALAPALGAQDVPPDTDPRIYAIVEGASAERIEADIRTLVGFGTRNTLSDTVSTTRGIGAARRWIKAELDRISAACGGCLEVRYESSVIPASERVPREVRVVNVVAIQRGTAHPDRYIMMSGDIDSRASNTLDGETDAPGANDNASGMAGVLEAARLLTQHRFPSSIVYMGLSGEEQGLWGGQHMAELARDQGWDVVGVLNNDMIGNIMGIDGVIDNSTFRVFSEPTPVTEDERARARYRIYGGEVDGPSRQLARYVDRVTETYFTNLDAILVYRLDRFGRGGHHRPFNDVGFPGVRIMETHENYVMQHQDLRTENGIAYGDVIEGVDFEYAARLTAVNAATMAAIAWAPPAPTDVRIGGAVQPSTTLAWTPVDSPVLAGYRIYWRDTTAPQWQHSRFVGRVSEFTLENLVIDNYLFGVAAVGQDGNESPVAYPQGLIQRR; this is translated from the coding sequence ATGAAACCTGGGCTGCTTTCCCTCCTGGCTCTCGGCGCGCTCGCGCCCGCGCTGGGGGCGCAGGACGTTCCGCCCGACACCGACCCGCGCATCTACGCGATCGTCGAAGGCGCTTCGGCCGAGCGCATCGAGGCGGACATCCGCACCCTCGTGGGCTTCGGCACGCGCAACACGCTGTCCGACACGGTCTCCACCACGCGCGGCATCGGCGCGGCCCGCCGCTGGATCAAGGCCGAGCTCGACCGCATCTCCGCTGCGTGCGGAGGGTGTCTGGAGGTGCGCTACGAGTCCTCCGTGATCCCGGCCAGCGAGCGGGTTCCGCGCGAGGTGCGCGTCGTCAACGTGGTGGCGATCCAGCGCGGGACGGCGCATCCGGATCGCTACATCATGATGTCCGGGGACATCGACTCGCGTGCGTCCAACACGTTGGACGGGGAGACCGACGCGCCGGGTGCCAACGACAACGCATCCGGGATGGCCGGCGTGCTGGAAGCGGCGCGCCTGCTGACCCAGCATCGCTTCCCGAGCTCGATCGTCTACATGGGTCTGTCGGGCGAAGAGCAGGGCCTGTGGGGCGGTCAGCACATGGCCGAGCTGGCGCGTGACCAGGGCTGGGACGTCGTGGGGGTGCTGAACAACGACATGATCGGCAACATCATGGGCATCGACGGTGTGATCGACAACAGCACGTTCCGGGTCTTCTCCGAGCCGACTCCCGTCACCGAGGACGAGCGGGCCCGCGCGCGCTACCGGATCTACGGCGGTGAGGTGGACGGTCCCTCCCGCCAGCTCGCCCGTTACGTGGACCGCGTCACCGAGACCTACTTCACCAACCTGGACGCCATCCTCGTCTACCGCCTCGATCGCTTCGGGCGGGGCGGCCACCATCGGCCCTTCAACGACGTGGGCTTCCCCGGCGTACGCATCATGGAGACGCACGAGAACTACGTCATGCAGCACCAGGACCTGCGGACCGAGAACGGCATCGCGTACGGGGACGTGATCGAAGGCGTCGACTTCGAGTACGCCGCCCGACTCACGGCCGTCAATGCGGCCACGATGGCCGCGATCGCGTGGGCCCCACCCGCGCCGACGGACGTGCGCATCGGCGGGGCCGTGCAGCCGTCCACCACGCTGGCGTGGACGCCGGTGGACTCACCCGTGCTCGCCGGCTACCGCATCTACTGGCGGGACACGACCGCGCCGCAGTGGCAGCACAGCCGCTTCGTGGGGCGCGTGAGCGAGTTCACGCTCGAGAACCTGGTGATCGACAACTATCTGTTCGGCGTGGCGGCCGTGGGCCAGGACGGGAACGAGAGCCCCGTGGCCTATCCGCAGGGGCTCATCCAGCGTCGCTAG